In Microcaecilia unicolor chromosome 1, aMicUni1.1, whole genome shotgun sequence, the following are encoded in one genomic region:
- the LOC115460744 gene encoding gastrula zinc finger protein XlCGF57.1-like, translated as MTNIFFSYPAVNEALQKLKQEQNHEETPVETEQIPGQSKNVCENISQGMERRYARNQQELEKQQRDPAGETPCAISESDGELINIPEHQRHLRTKSPFQDSNSDPEPSKLPQEERIKLKLDQSFSLSSVLKRNEVIHSGQKPFPCSESGKGFSELSQLKIHSEKKPFICTECNKSFTRSSDLKIHQNIHSGKKSFTCTECNKSFSTSSYLKTHQMIHSGKKPFTCTECNKSFSCSSYLKTHQMIHSGKKPFTCTECNKSFTSSSYFKTHQMIHSGKKPFTCTECNKCFTRSSNLKIHQNIHSGKKPFTCTECNKGFTRSFELKTHQMIHSGKKPFTCTECNKSFSCSSYLKTHQMIHSGKKPFTCTECNKGFTRSFELKTHQMIHSGKKPFTCTECNKSFSCSSYLKTHQMIHSGKKPFTCTECNKSFTRSFELKTHQMIHSGKKPFTCTECNKCFTRSSDLKIHQNIHSGKKPFTCTECNKSFSRSSNLKTHQMIHSGKKPFTCTECNKSFKSSSYLKKHQMIHSGKKPFTCSDCHQT; from the exons ATGACTAATATCTTCTTTTCATATCCAGCAGTTAATGAGGCTCTACAGAAGCTCAAGCAAGAGCAAAATCACGAAGAAACTCCTGTCGAAACGGAACAAATACCAGGACAGTCAAAAAATGTCTGTGAGAATATTTCCCAAGGGATGGAGAGGAGATACGCAAGGAATCAGCAGGAGTTGGAGAAGCAGCAGAGAGACCCTGCCGGAGAAACACCCTGTGCAATTAGTGAGAGTGATGGGGAACTCATAAACATCCCTGAGCACCAGAGACACTTGAGAACAAAGAGTCCCTTCCAAGATAGTAACAGTGATCCAGAGCCTTCTAAACTCCCCCAAGAAGAGAG GATAAAGTTGAAATTAGACCAAAGTTTTAGTTTATCCTCAGTTCTGAAAAGGAACGAAGTAATCCACAGTGGACAGAAACCTTTTCCATGTAGTGAGAGTGGTAAAGGTTTCAGTGAGTTGTCACAGCTGAAGATCCACAGTGAAAAGAAACCTTTtatatgcactgagtgtaataaaagtttcaccagGTCATCAGACTTGAAAATACACCAAAAcattcacagtggaaagaaatcttttacatgcactgagtgcaATAAAAGTTTTTCTACTTCATCATACCTGAAA actcatcaaatgatccacagtggaaagaaaccttttacatgcactgagtgtaataaaagtttctcttGTTCATCATacttgaaaactcatcaaatgatccatagtggaaagaaaccttttacatgcactgagtgtaataaaagtttcacttcttcatcatactttaaaactcatcaaatgatccacagtggaaagaaaccttttacatgcactgagtgtaataaatgtTTCACCAGGTCATCAAACTTGAAAATACACCAAAAtattcacagtggaaagaaaccttttacatgcactgagtgtaataaaggttTCACGCGTTCATTTGagctgaaaactcatcaaatgatccatagtggaaagaaaccttttacatgcactgagtgtaataaaagtttctcttGTTCATCATacttgaaaactcatcaaatgatccacagtggaaagaaaccttttacatgcactgagtgtaataaaggttTCACGCGTTCATTTGagctgaaaactcatcaaatgatccatagtggaaagaaaccttttacatgcactgagtgtaataaaagtttctcttGTTCATCATacttgaaaactcatcaaatgatccacagtggaaagaaaccttttacatgcactgagtgtaataaaa gttTCACGCGTTCATTTGagctgaaaactcatcaaatgatccacagtggaaagaaaccttttacatgcactgagtgtaataaatgtTTCACCAGGTCATCAGACTTGAAAATACACCAAAAtattcacagtggaaagaaaccttttacatgcactgagtgtaataaaagtttctctcGTTCATCAAacttgaaaactcatcaaatgatccacagtggaaagaaaccttttacatgcaccgagtgtaataaaagtttcaaatCTTCCTCTTACTTGAAAaaacatcaaatgatccacagtggaaagaaaccttttacgtgCTCTgatt GTCATCAAACTTGA